TCAATGCAGAGGTCGGCCAGCACCTTACGGGATTCAACGTTTTCATCTGCTATCAGAACACCTTGCATAGCGGTTACCTCTGTCCTTTAGGGAAAAGCTACTTCTCGCCTTTTCCCTTAAAGGGGGAGAAGGTGGCCTCAGCCTGGTTGCTGGAAAACAGCCCTTTCATCATTGATGCAAACATCACGATGGCCGGTGCTGCCTGGAACAGGACCAACATCACACCAAAACCGATGAAGAACCAGACCAGCATCATGCCATTGCCACCCTGCTCTAAACCAGTTGTTGCGGCGAATGAGGCGGTTGCGCTACCGGTGAGCATAGGGACCAGTGTTTTTGCTGCTGCTTTCATGATCTCCCCCGAGTGGATCTTGAGAATTATTAAAATACACTTACAATAGAGCACGCATCGTGCCAGTATTGGATCGAACGGGAAGTTGGTTTTCAACATGCTGATATACATAGGTAATTATTGGGGTATAGGATGTGCAAAACGCGGTTTTGATTTGTGTATACTGTATACACCATTGATACATCAAGGTAGGTGTAGGGCAGTTGCTTGTCTCTGTTGTTGATTTAAATACCTGTTGCTATTGCATAATATTAAAGTGTATGAATTTTTTATACGAAGGGTGGGGTGTATGAAACAGGTGATGGCTCAAACAGGCTTCTGAATATGAAAAAGCCTCCCCCGGAAAACAGGGAGAGGCTTGACAGCGAAGGCCGCTGGCAGATTTTACTGCCGGACAGCAACGACCTTTTTCAGGGAAATCATATCCACTACCGGCAAGACCGGTATCTGTGTGACACCATAATCACGGGACAGGTTAATATCATCAGGTACTGCCTTAAGCAGCTTCTCAGCTACCTGTTGGTCTGCCTGACGATAGCGCAGCTTGACCTCAATTGTTACCTGCTTGGTTCCACCGGGTACCTGTACGCCAAACCAGGCATCTTTAAATCCTTTGGGCGGAATGGTCTCGTGACTTGAAAAGGCTGTGACCACCCAAGGATCTATAGCGAAGTGCGTGTCGCTACCCATGCCGTCAGAATTGAATTTACGTACATTTGACGGCAGCGATCCGTCTTTGTTCAGACTGCCGCTTGCTATGACTACCTTGCCTTTTTCATCGGTTGCACGGACTTCAAGCCACATCTGGCGGACATTGGTCAGTGATGTCGGTAGATTGTGTCCGGCACGGATATTCTTGACTCGTACCTTTACCTCTGCCAATCGCCCGTTACGATAATCTGGAGTTATTTCAAGTTCTGCTGCCTTCTGAAGGCGCTTGACCGCCATTTCGTACTGTTTCATCAAACGCACAGACTGCTGCTTGTCACCAGACTTTTTAGCCGCCTCGGCAGACAGGAAATAAAGCAGATAGTTAGCCCCGTTAAAGTAGTGACGATACTCCTTGCGCTGGGGCTTGGTCATACTGTCGGCTGTTTTAACAAACGTGTCGTGGTCGACCATGTGACAGTCTTGGCAATGGATGTCTTTCTGGGCGTAAGGGCTGTGTTTCCACTCAAGGTAGGTTGCCTCCAGAGGATAGTGCTTGTCATAGTGGTACACCTGATGACAGGAGGCGCACAGATCTGCTTTGACATGGAAGTCAGTCTGTTTGCATTCATGGAAGCCGCCCCCACATTCTTCAGCTGGCTTATGGGGGCCACGCTTGACCAGAACCGGGCTGTCCTTGCCATCCTCGCCAGGGCGCAGAACCAGTGAGCCGTTTTCAGGCTCTTTACTGGGGGTCCTGCAGTGATTCAGAGAGCTGACTGAGTGGCAGACATCGCAGGAAACTCCAGCCTTGGCAACAGGAGACAGTCCCTTGAGACCTGGGCCGCTTACCTCGCCGGTAACGGTCGCTGCCGGTGTATGGCAGCTGGAACAGTGGCGTCCGATCTCTTTGCCCACTGCCTTGACCGCCTTGTTCATTTCCCCCTGATAGACCGGATCAACAAAGGCCAGGCTATGCAGTGAGCCATGCCATTCTTCATACTGCTGCTGGTGACAGCCTGCGCAGGTTTCTGGCTCAGTGAAGTTGGCTTTTGTTTTCTCATACACCATAAGAGAAGGGTAAAATTTGAACAGATCCCGATCAACCGGAAAGACGCTTGAAGAAGACGGGGAGGCGGCAAGTGCCACTGCACAGGCGATGATGAGCATTATGGCAGCTACGCAGATGAGCAGCAGGTGACGTTGCATGAATATTCCTCCTTTGGCAGCTATTTATGAGCGTAATGTTGCAACAATACGCTGGGGCACCATCAGCAGCCCCAGGGCATCGTACATGCTTCTGACAACAAGGTCCGCATGCAGGATGGCGCTTGCTGCAGTCCCTTCTCCTTCAAGCACGGCAATACCAAGGCGGGCTGCCTTCAGCATCAGCCGGTCATTGGCTCCATTGCCCATGGCAACCACCGTGTCAGCTCCCAACGCCTGTATGTATGCCTCTTTCTGTTCTGCCTCGTTGCCGCTTGTGATGATATGCAGTCTGCAGGGCAGCCCTTCAAGCTCCTGCCTGACCGTGCCGCCGGTATCAGCGGTAAGCACATGGACGGTAATTTTTTCAGCCAGTTCGGTAAGTGTCTTATCAAGATTGGACAGTAACTGCCCGTCACGGGCAATGGTGCCGTTGTAGTCCAAGACCAGATGTTGCAGCTCTAAGGTCCCTGTTCCGGGAATAGTTAGTAACATGGCGCAGGTTCCCCTTGGGTGCGAATCTGTTGTACCGTTTCAGTAATTTCCCTGATACCACAGGATTCACTGAAGCAACCGGCTCCGGCATACAGATCAAAGTTGCTCAGCTGCCCGATCAGCTTTCTGAGATCAGCTTCATGCTCAAGCACGCCGGGGTATTCTGTAAGGGTGAGGATTTCTGAAAGCAGGCTGTCAGGCAGCTCGGCATCCTGATTCTGCTCAACAGCAACCTGACGCAACTCTTCAAGTAATGTCATGGACTGCCCCTCCGTTAAATGATTTGTGAATATATTTTAATGCTGTGCAGTATGCCAAAGTACCTTGCTGCAGTAAAGTAGGAACAGCACGAGGAGACTGGTATCTGCCAAGCCTCCTCGTGTTTTGACTGCAACGTCTGTGTGGGGGGCTGGCAGTGTTGTCTTTGCCGCTGCAGCATCAGATCAGGCAGAGTGTTGAGAGGATGTGATTTGCGGATTCGTCTGCTGCACTGACCACACAGATCCCTGATCGTAACATTGATTCCTTAATTTCCTGCTCAGGCATATGTGTGCAGACAAGCTGCTTAACATTCAAAGAAATCAGCCATGCTGCCAAAAGAGGCTGTTCGCTGGCATCCCAGACACCCATGTTGACATTACTGGTATTTCCGTTTCTGTCGTCATATTCCAGCAAGAAAAAAATCCGCTCAAATCCTTTGCCTTCATAGGTAAGTGAGCCATAGTAGGGTATAGCGGTTTTAATTATGGTCATGGATTGGTTTCTTTTGATCTGTCCTGCGAGGTAGACTGCTGGGAAAATGTTGCACAGGGGGCCTTCTGAGTCAGCCCCCTGTGCAACAAAGCGTTATCAGTTTTGCCTTAATGTGCCGTTTCCTGTGTGCTGCTCTTGCCGCTCATCATATACTTGTAGAACATCGGAAAACCGACAAAGAAGGCAACGCAGATCAGGTATTCAACGGTCTTGATGTACTGGTAAAAATCAACCAGCGTGTAGACAGATTTAACATGGCCTATGGTATCGAAAAGTGCTGACATGGTGGTATCCTCCCTATGGTTAACTACCTGTTGGATGAAGTTGAACTGGCTTCCTTGTTTTTAACTGCTTCAGCCGCCCCCTTGATCATGCCGTACAGGCTGATCAGGGCCGGGATGGTCTGGACAACCACTACCAGCGCCAGGAATCCGGCAAAGGCCAGGACCAGGATGCCGCTGTTATAGGTCAGGCTGGTATCGACGGCATCTCCATGACCGGCAGAGGCCAGGGCGGTTGTCAGGCTTGCAAACAGCAGGCTTACGGTGTTGATGATGGTTGCGGTTGTTTTCATGGCAGTT
Above is a window of Trichlorobacter lovleyi SZ DNA encoding:
- a CDS encoding multiheme c-type cytochrome, with the translated sequence MQRHLLLICVAAIMLIIACAVALAASPSSSSVFPVDRDLFKFYPSLMVYEKTKANFTEPETCAGCHQQQYEEWHGSLHSLAFVDPVYQGEMNKAVKAVGKEIGRHCSSCHTPAATVTGEVSGPGLKGLSPVAKAGVSCDVCHSVSSLNHCRTPSKEPENGSLVLRPGEDGKDSPVLVKRGPHKPAEECGGGFHECKQTDFHVKADLCASCHQVYHYDKHYPLEATYLEWKHSPYAQKDIHCQDCHMVDHDTFVKTADSMTKPQRKEYRHYFNGANYLLYFLSAEAAKKSGDKQQSVRLMKQYEMAVKRLQKAAELEITPDYRNGRLAEVKVRVKNIRAGHNLPTSLTNVRQMWLEVRATDEKGKVVIASGSLNKDGSLPSNVRKFNSDGMGSDTHFAIDPWVVTAFSSHETIPPKGFKDAWFGVQVPGGTKQVTIEVKLRYRQADQQVAEKLLKAVPDDINLSRDYGVTQIPVLPVVDMISLKKVVAVRQ
- a CDS encoding HAD family hydrolase, translating into MLLTIPGTGTLELQHLVLDYNGTIARDGQLLSNLDKTLTELAEKITVHVLTADTGGTVRQELEGLPCRLHIITSGNEAEQKEAYIQALGADTVVAMGNGANDRLMLKAARLGIAVLEGEGTAASAILHADLVVRSMYDALGLLMVPQRIVATLRS
- a CDS encoding GSU3529 family protein, producing the protein MTLLEELRQVAVEQNQDAELPDSLLSEILTLTEYPGVLEHEADLRKLIGQLSNFDLYAGAGCFSESCGIREITETVQQIRTQGEPAPCY